One Salvia miltiorrhiza cultivar Shanhuang (shh) chromosome 6, IMPLAD_Smil_shh, whole genome shotgun sequence genomic window, GCTATTAAATGTCTGTTTTTATTTGCATGATATGATCTTTCATGGGTCTGgtccaaaatataattaatttgtcactttcaattttaatataaatttaagtCCCATCTCGCTTTCACTCATAGACTTAATTGTGAAGTTTTGTAGATTAGACTGTTTTCACGCGGAAGTGTTGAGGGATCTGCTGGAGTAAAATCTTTATTGTGTCTTTGAAGTGCCAATTCTTTAAACACTTGTTGTCAGTTAACTTCTGAACTATGGATCGGGGTTTCTCTGTCTGAAaagtttaattttaatctaCATTATTGCAATCGCTGCAGGGAGAACAAAAACTTGACTGGGACTGCACGATATGCCAGTATGAATACTCACCTGGGTATAGGTATATTTCTTTATCTTGCCATGTATTATTTGAATATGATTACAACACTGATTTCTGGTACAATTACTACTTTATTGAGATGCTATTGATATTGACCATAGAACAAAGCAGGAGAGATGATTTGGAATCTCTTGGATTTGTGCTGATGTACTTCTTGAGAGGAAGGTAACCAATTCATCATATTTTGTAGTTTCTGCTGATGTACTTAGAATTGCCAATTGACATGCCCTCTGTACAGTCTTCCTTGGCAGGGACTTAAAGCAGGAACTAAGAAACagaaatatgagaaaataagtgAGAAAAAGGTTTCAACCTCTATAGAGGTAAGTTTATCATGGGAAGCTGTGGTTGGACCATGCTTGCTTTATGTGGATGTATAAATGCTGACTTACATTCGTTCCAGGCCTTGTGCAGGGGTTATCCAACTGAGTTTGCATCATATTTTCATTATTGTCGTTCACTGCGCTTTGAAGATAAACCAGAATATGCTTATCTTAAGAGGATATTCCGTGACCTCTTCATTCGTGAAGGTTTGGATATTTCTTCCAGTTTCCCTACTTTAGCGAACACCATACTGTGGCACAATTCATTGGGCTTTGAAGGGTGATAAAAACTTTAACTGTTTCCATACATTTTGTTTTCCCTGCAGGTTTCCAATTTGACTATGTTTTTGATTGGACTATCTTGAAGTATCAGCAGTCTCAGATGGCTGCTCCTCCTTCACGCTCTCTTGTAAGTGACTAAAATCTTTAAGCGTTTTAAAGCATAATATCTCAATTTATGGATGTGTTTGCCTCTCTCAGGGCCCAGGAGCTGGGACAAGCTCAGCCCTGCCCCCTGCGGTTCCCAGTGGTGAACGGCTGCCTGGTATGTTCCATTCTTTGCAATGTGGACTAAACAATATCACATCTGAGCTTTGTATCTCGTGTGTTACTTCTATTGATCTGGCATTTTGAGATCTCTCCTTTCCTTATTTGACTTAGCAGCAGGTGATGAAGAAGGAAGGGTAGTTGGCACTTCTTCAGGAGATCCTTCAGGAAGAAGATCTGGACAGATTATAAATGCTAGAATATCTAGAGAGAAGAGTCCAGCTGCAAATGATTCAGGAAGCAAGGATGCTTTGGTGAGATATTAATTCGTCATTTTGGTGGTTCCAGATTTGATAAGGGGCTTCAATTGGTGTATAATATACAGTAGATGAAATTAGAAAAGACATTTCATGATATAACTTAAAAAATCATATTGGTTTCCTTCAAGATTAAAATTAGACACGTAGAGTTGGGAGTCAAGACTTGGTTCAAGTATTTACTGCTATGATCTTGTACAACAATGATGGTTATTAAAtccctcttttctttttttgttgcaGCTCTCAAGCTCCACTTTCTTCGGAAGGTCTAGCGGAACACTGAGACGCGGTACTGTTTCTGGAAGCCGCGAAACTTTTACTTTGGGAAATGATTCTGATCCCACTCGCTCTCGGACTCCCGAGGCTAGTCCAGCTACTGCAAACAAAACATCAAGTGGGCAAAGAAGCTTTCCGCTTGGTGGATCCTCGAATGCAAAGCATACCTCTTCTGGGGTGAATAATTCTAGCATTAAGAACTATGACTCTACAATAAAGGGTATTGAGAGTTTGCATTTCGATGATGAAGAGAGGTTTCACTGAAAGAACGGTAAGCACATGCCTGTAAATCATCAAATTTGTGTGATTTGACCTGAGCAAATTTTTAACTTTGTTGGTAACTCAACTCACTGTCACTGGTGGAGATATGAATTCAAACTCGAGAAATGAGTTGTTGGTGACAAGGATAGATAAAACTCAAGTGGGTTGTAGGGGTGCGTCTGGTTCGAGTTGGGAGTTGTGGTGTGGGTCTATTTTTTCCATGTGCCCTTCTCTTCTTCAGGTCTGCCTGGTCTTGAGTGTAAAATTGGCCAGTGGTCTTTACAAAGTTATTACCAATTTCATATACTGCACTTTTTATTGTAACCCTTTCTAACAATATCTTGGCACAACTTGCTTTTACTGCTTACTCATCTCTGTATCATGCTTGTGttgatatatttaataattgCAACTTAGATTGCTGTTTGCATCTATTGAATTGTGTTATTCGCATCGAGGATAATTTTGTAGAGAAGTTGAGCTTCAAGCTTATGGAGAAAATCTTCCTACTACTTTCTATGTACAATCAGGAAAAGCTCATCACAAAATCAAACTAAATAAAGGCATTCAAACTGTGGGCTTTATGAAAAACAGTGtgtttcttctcttccattgtTAAGTTTCATGTTGAGAAGATGCAAAATCGAAGTTTGACAGCTTACTGTTCCCAGTTTAACGTATGTTCTATTGTCTCAATGCAAAAGCCAAGTGATCTACCCAAAGCCATGGCCTCAGCTAGCCTCGACAGAGCTTCAATCTGGGGAAACAATATTAAGAGCGTAACTTCTGCAGCCTGCCTGTGCTCAAAATCGACCTCAGCCTCGGTGAAACCCAGCCACTTATGTACTCTGTCCAACTGCCTTGCTTCTGTTAGTCGCACATACAAATATGACATAAGCAAGCATTGTGTAAACAGATGCATCAACTGACCTTCTCAACATCTGAGTGCAATAACTCTGAGTATCCAAATACCAGATGTTCTGCCACCAAGCCTCCAATGTCACACATGAAAACTTTTTAGAGTCTGTTTCAGAACTTTAACATTAGATGTTATGACAAGTTACTGAGTATGCACAAATTATGACATAGAAAACCATTTTCAGAAAAGTTATCAAAAGATCAAAATAGAACTTCTTCTATCTCAATAAGAAATGAAAGAGATCAAATAAAACTTCATGAACATCAAAGTGGCTACACAAACAGCGGAAGAAGTTGATGGTCACGGGTCCAATTTGTAGAGGAGTATTTATTCATTTTGTCTAATTATTGTTGGACATCGAGACCTTAGCAAAGAATAGAACTAAGCTAAGGGGAAATTAGGAAAAACCAGATAAGTGTTTTTAGCTATCCTTTAACAATTAGATTGTTCAATAATCGTTATAAATTGGAATTGATACTCATCCCCATCCCCCCACCATCCCACCACCAAAATATTTGTGTctaatgtatatttatattctaGATATTCTCAAAGCacttatttcttttataataaaccaTCCCCACTGCAATGCCCAAACAAAAGTATCTATGATGTTGCTGAAAATAAAGGAGAAAAGAATAGCTATAAGTATGTCCAACCTCTTTATTAAGCTTGCCTTTGGAGAAATTTCTATTTGACACGGGATCAATACCAACCTGCAGGATTTAACTATAACTGTTaccaagattttttttaatgtgggAAAAACATAAGACAATCCAGAAGTTTCCAATTTTGCTAAAGTTTCCATTTTTGATAATCAAAGCCATCGATAATTTCAGTACTAGCTCTAGATGGATGCTGGAACTCAATTGTGAAGGGGCTACAATGGTAATGGAATAGTATATCATGTCAGCCTAATGTGCTAAACCACCTTTTAACAGCTAGATGAATAATGGCAAGCGTTTGTTTCTTGTTTTCGAAAATTAGAACTATTTTTACAGAACAAAGGCAGTATTATTTTAGAATAGTAGATGTTTCGAGTCAACTGATTTTCAAATGATGGAGATTGTCTTTTACCAAGCAAGTCATTAATAATTCAGACATTCTTTCAATAGAATAAGAAGTTTTACATGTAAAACATAAAaacattttcataaattttctGCAAATTATCATAAATTAAAAGTAATGACATGATGATTGCACTTACTTCTCTAAGAAATTCAAAGCCAACAAATTCCACGTTCCCACGAGCAAACTTGTCCCGCATAGATCCTCCACGCTCGGTACTTTGTATCTTCTGGGCAAGACCCCAAGCAAATAGCCAACTAGAAAGTGACCGGCTTCATGCTGAAAAACGTTATATTGCTGAAGATATCAAAGAAGTTCCTTAATGCAAAACACTAGTTTACCTAAGATCATTGATAAGTATGCCAACCTTAACATGAAAAACTTAAAGTTCAATGAGTATATAACTATATATCAAGGAAATTAAAGACCTTGATGCAAAACATAAGTAACTATCTATCTTACAGTGCCTTAAACTGAAAATTTCAAGCAAACAACAGACTTAATAATCATATCATTATGCCAGTATAAATCTATAGTAATTTATTGCAGAGAACCCAAAAACAAGATAAAAAACATCGAAATTCAGCAATTTAAACTCAGTGCAAGGTCGGTAATTTTGCACTTAAGACAGCAGTAATggataaaacaaaattaattttgtacttcatttctctctctctcattataTGTTTAAGCGGGAAGCTTTTTTTCATATTGAATCAAATGGGTGAAAATATAAGTCCTTACTTGCATGCACATCAGGTGATCTTCATATATAGAATTATGACTGTCTGCAGCTGTAGTTTTTCCAAAATCCTTTGGCAAGATCTACACAAGTTCATTTAAAGCATAAATTAGCAAAATAAGAAGGTATATGGAGGCATTTTTAGAGTAGACATAAGGAATCTTAAAGAAACCTCTTTCTTCTATTTTAGCTTCAATATCCAGTATGCATTTTAAAATCATGGAAAATCACAATAAACATTCTAGCAAGTTAAAGTTGCATCGATAAAGGAAACATACGTATAATTAGTTTGTTCATGAAGAATTTGGCATAAAATAGCCAATCAAGCTCTACGAGATCGACTAGATTAACAAAAATCCACTACTTACTTTTAGCATTGAAATTTAAACTTCAATTGGTAACTGATTTACTCAACAACATAAACCAATTTCCGGGAAGATGAGACCTTATAGAGCAAATCTAAGTTCAGGAAGATGGCTTCAGATGTGGCTGCATATTTTCATCGATCCTTGGCCTCCCAAGTTACTTGAGGACAAGGAAACTCTCAAGAAAATAATCCATGTAGCATGTAAAAGATCAGGAATATTTCTCCCACTTCTATGGTGCAAGAAGTTTTCTTTAAACTTGTCAAGGAATGTTTCATATGATTTGTTAAGTGCTACCAAGGTAAGAAATGCAGCACTAGCAAAATAAGATAGCGACATACCTCTGCTTCTTCCTCCTGCAGTTGAAAATCTAGACTGCGCTTAAGGGAATGAAGGATCGCATCAATTACTATCTGCAGAGATGATATTCCACTCCTCCTTGCTAACTCAAAGGATGATACTCTTCCAGAGAcctaaaatattgaaatctgCAAACAAATCAGAGTTTAAAAGATATATATTGCTCATAGATGTAGTTTCAATTTTCCACTGATTAGCTGTTAACAATGAATCAGACTTTCTTGTCTTAATCATTTTCAACATAccaagtttaattaataagAAATGTACACCGTAGCCATAATCATCATTTGCAACTACTCACACTCGTTAATGATTGTGAAGTTAGAGGAATATAGTACACGGAGATGCCTAAAGGTCTTCAGCTCAAATAGATCAATGTTATCTTGTCCTCATCATAAAGTTAACAATCAATTTTCTAGGTCGGACTAGATTGATAGAATGATGGTCAAGGCAACCACAAGCATTCACAATCTACACCGGAAAAATCTAGCCAAGGattaatgattttattatcaAAGAAGACACAAACACAAACCTAGAAAATGTCATCATGTTTGCCACCTCCCAGACAATTCTCTGCCAATTACAGGATAATTTCAAgcataattaaaactaaaacttCCATTTTTTGTTATAACTAGTAATTCCTAGGGGTTTCAAAGATATACCAACACAAGGTTGGCACAATAGGGACTCACAATAAATACAAAGCaacataacaaaatatattCCATCCTCTTGCCATGCTGATACTAAGATTGTAAACTCAAGACTTGCGGACTATCACAACATGCATTTTCTCGCAACATACATATTCAATATGTTGATAAGGAAAAACTCCTTTGACCTCGAGAGAGACACTTTTTGCAAGAAAAGATCAGTTTTATTAGATATCCCAAAACTAGCAAGTCGAAAGATGTTCATCTTGCTATCCAACTTTGATAAAAACAAAGGATATCAACAAATGAAAATGAAGAAGACTAGCCATATCTTCTAACATGCAATCTATTAAGGAACGATCACCTTTTAATGCAAACAATGATCGATCATTCTCCATGCATGATCACAATATGAATTTAACAGAAGGAACAAATCACGGCAATCACACCTTTGGGGCAGCGGCGGCGCCGAAGCCGCGGAGGAAGCCGGCAGGATGAGCCTTGAACTGCTTCATCAGAGACAGCGCCGCCTTGCAATTCCCTTCTCCAATGCCCTGTCCAACCTCATCAACGCTCTGCGACGCCGTACCGCCTCGTTTCCTTCCTTCACCTGCGCCGCCAATACACCATGCTTCTGAATTCCGGTCCCCGGCGCTGATGAAACCTCTTTCACCGTCAAAATACGCACCTCCATCGATTGCGTAGGTAGAAACTACAGAGCGGTGGAAGCTCATATAACGGTGCcctaaacgacatcgtttcgtCCCCCCTTATCCTGTGTCCACACTGTGtggctaaaataataaataaaaatactaacacaattcctttttttttccaaaaaaaaatcaactttaGGTGATGTTGAAAAATTTAGGAGTTTTGGGGAAAATGGGAGGTGGTGTTGTGATGTTTGGCAGCGGAGCATTGTACCTTTCTCGCCGTGGTTGCAGAATAGTGAGTGTAGTAGAGGCTGCGGGCGATGGCGGTGGGAGGTGGCAAGTGCTGGACAAGTGGACAAGGAACTGAGCAAAGGCAATGATCGGGCTGCTCTGAATCTTGTTAGGGATTTGCAGGCCAAGCCCGGCGGCCTCCGCTGCTTCGGCGCCACCCGCCAGGTTCACGTTCATCTCCCCACCAATTTTGCTACGAATATGATAgtccttttctttcttttgaaatGTCATACAATAATATCATCAACAATATTCAAACTttcctctaaaaaaaaattattcaaacttTAAATTTTGTATACTAATCTAACACTAGTTAAATACTTGTGTTATAAAAATGTTAGCTCCTCCTTTCTTGGCTGTTAGTTCATGCTGACTTGACAAAATGCTAGCATTTCAAGATACATCTTTAAGGAAATTAGGTTCAAAAAGAATTTGAATTAGAAAATTGTTCGAACcaatattttaatttagttttaaaagggaaaaaatgGTATTTACAAAATCATTCTGTTAGTAAACGTTGTTCATTTATTTCAacattcaagtatttttataaaatttttctTCGATTTGTTTGAAATGATTCGTGTGAATGCAAAGTTGACTAGTTTGCCAAGAACTAATAATTTTGTCACTCACATTATAGGACGTTTTAGGATACACACGAATAAATTGGGatattttagataaaaaaaaattgtgtgttTACATGATCCATTTTGGAGATAAATTAGTTTTGCAGTAGTTGTATGGTAAGTTTGGAATGAGATGTTGAGGTTGAATGTTGAATGCAGATTCCGCAGAGACTGTACACACTAGATGAGTTGAGGTTGAATGGAATAGAAGCTGCATCTCTTTTATCCCCTGTGGATACGACGCTGGGTTCCATAGAGAGGAGCATTCAAGCTGCTGCTCTCTTGGGAGCTTTTGCTGTCTCCAAACTCTTTGATTTCACCCCTCAACACATCTTTTTCGCCTCTCTCGGATTGCTCTTCCTCTGGACACTAGACGCCGTATACATTTCATTTCCTTTCGCTTGTTATTACACACTATCTTCAATTTAATCTAAAGTGATGATGCCATGCCATAGGTTTCTTTTGATGGGGGGATCAGTTTCTTGATTGTGGACACGCTCGGCCATTCCTTGAGCCAAAAGTACCATAATAGGGTTGTTCAAGTAAGCTTCCTAGCTATATCGATTTTGTGTTATGAGCTATATCATGGCATGGCGCTGAAATGTTGGTATGATTTAGCACGAGTCGGGCCATTTCTTGATTGCGTATTTGCTGGGGATCCTGCCCAAGGGCTACACTCTCACCAGCTTGGAAGCTCTGAAGAAGGAGGGATCGCTGAATGTTCAAGCAGGGACTGCTTTCGTGGACTACGAGTTTCTCGAGGAAGTCAGTCAGTCTTTTTGGTAGCTCCTAAGTTAGTAAAGGGAGAGATCTGCATATGGTTTGATTTGAATGGTTGGTTGTTGTGATTCCAGGTGAGCACCGGAAAAGTATCAGCCAGCGTAGGGCCCTAGAACTAGAACTAGTATAGTCCATTCACAGCAGCAGCGACTGATTTTGATGCTCGTTTGCAGACACTCAACACCTTCTCGTGTATAGCGCTGGCTGGTGTGGCCACGGAGTATCTGCTCCTCGGTGCTGCGGAAGGCGGTCTTTCAGATATCAACATGGTTTGCCCGTCATCTTCTGtctttcttttataataaagtgAATCACTTTTTCAACTCTCATATACTCATCTAANNNNNNNNNNNNNNNNNNNNNNNNNNNNNNNNNNNNNNNNNNNNNNNNNNNNNNNNNNNNNNNNNNNNNNNNNNNNNNNNNNNNNNNNNNNNNNNNNNNNaaatttcggttcggttaattggatacccaaaacccgataaccatttAGACAGCCCTACTCCTAACTAACCAATTTGCTTAACAAAAGGTTAATTACaaccacaaaaataaaaatatattaattcaaaccatttttgtgtgaatatactattttatccttactgaatttataataaaaatatataaacaaaaataaaataaaataaatataacaattaaaaaaataaagaattaaaactTAAGCCCACCCACCCCCCTCCTGGACCTTCCTTCCCCTTCCCTGTATTATCCGGCCACTTCTCCGAATACGCCCCCCCCCAACAAACACTCACAGACATCCACCACAACCCAACCCCcacacccacccccaccccaaacAAACACTCAATTACTCTCCCTTCTTCCCCTCCCCCAACCAAACACCATTCCCTTTCCTTTTCTCACCAATTACAATTACCCAAGCAGCCGTAGCCCCTTTTCCCGATCTACCCCCGATTTTTCTTCTTCAGTCCGACTACCTCCGAGTCGTCGTCCTCCTCCTCTTTTCCTTCGTCTCTCCATCGACGACCACACCACATTCAATCTCATCGTCGTTCCCCTCTCTAccatcttctttttcttcttctctgcaacttctttcgatttttgtgatattgttttgttttttacataaaaattgatAATACGAGGCTTGGCGGGTGCCAGCGGCGGTGATGTAGGTGCCGCCGCCGACGACAATGCAAGCATGTGCGACTGTGCGAGCTCCTACCTCGAAGAGGGAGACGATGGGGAATGGGTTGGggttttgatttttcttttttctttttcttttcagattttaagtcttataaataatttaaaatttattatttatatttttaaaatttaaaatataaggatatttttgtaaaattgtttataattaatatattttaatttttatgattaTCATTAACCTTTGCTTAAGCAAAAtggttattttaatatttgcctAAAAAAGTATCATATACTATGTTCTTCACTTTCCACTGCATATTTTTTGAATGTTATTAACATTAGTTACTCTTAGATATTACATAGATATGTTATACACCCTAATTAGTTATACCATATTAGCCCTATATTGATAAAATAACATTtagctaaaaaaataaatacttatataGAAGGAATATTATAGCTAATAAGCAGAATTTGTTAATGTAGTTAGCTAAGGGTGTGTCTACTTTaatggaaaatgagagaaaaaatatattttcataatttttccatcattttcacatgtttgctatgatataatttttttttcggacatcacattttcactcattttctctccaatgttggataatacTCTCTCCCTTTTCACTCATTGAAAGACTAATTAACTAATAAGCTCACCACTTACTCTATCTCTATGCCTACTTTTAcaaatttcaatatatttttctctccACCAACTCATTTTATAAgcaatgagacatttgtaatgagacggagTGGTgtgaaatatttttcaatattttatcatcttttcattctaaataaatatatgataaaaaataaagaaaacataatattttcttatttttttgtatttatttttttcaataaaatgtgacaaccaaagtaaacgcacATTATTCATCTAAAATACATTGAGCAGTCGGGAGGTTGGAACCTTGACTTTTGCCGTTGTACTGCATCAGCTAGGGTCCTTAACTACTAATGccaatttaaataatttattattcttttcttctttattccCTTATTTTTACGGACAGTAGAATTGGTTGAGTCATTGCTTGACTCATTCATGTCTTAGAGGCCTACTTAATTATTGAATTCAATGatacattaaattaatttgttatgTAGACTCATATGAATTAATTGGGATAGTCATATGTAATACTGCAATGCACACGCCacacataaaaaattataagtCAAGCTGACAAGCTCATCCATGTGAATCACACTTCGAATCAATTAACTCATCAGCCAAAAATTAACTCGAATTGACAGATGAGTCGATCGATGTGAAATCCTCTCATATCTCTTCAAAAACGTACATGCtataaaatttgtaaaaatgagtTCACGGATTTAGTTCCCACCATCTCAAATTTTCCCCACTCAAAAGGGAAGATGTATCATATAATAAGTCGAATATCACCCTctgtacatttttttttgaagcagaTCACCCTACATTTAACTATATACGAATTAATACTCCAAAATACAAATACGATAAAACAAGCTCAATATTTGAGGTAAATAAAgtcatcaatcatcatttctTTTGTGAAGGTAGTTAATAGTTTTCCTTGGGTTTggatgataaaaaaattaaataaataaataaataaaaataaattaaagttcgTATGATATAACAGTAAATATGAACTTAAGACA contains:
- the LOC130988442 gene encoding casein kinase 1-like protein 2 isoform X2 — protein: MEPRVGNKYRLGRKIGSGSFGEIYLGTNIQTNDEVAIKLENVKTKHPQLLYESKLYRILQGGTGIPNVRWFGVEGDYNVLVMDLLGPSLEDLFNFCSRKLSLKTVLMLADQMINRVEFVHSKSFLHRDIKPDNFLMGLGRRANQVYVIDFGLAKKYRDSSTHQHIPYRENKNLTGTARYASMNTHLGIEQSRRDDLESLGFVLMYFLRGSLPWQGLKAGTKKQKYEKISEKKVSTSIEALCRGYPTEFASYFHYCRSLRFEDKPEYAYLKRIFRDLFIREGFQFDYVFDWTILKYQQSQMAAPPSRSLGPGAGTSSALPPAVPSGERLPAGDEEGRVVGTSSGDPSGRRSGQIINARISREKSPAANDSGSKDALLSSSTFFGRSSGTLRRGTVSGSRETFTLGNDSDPTRSRTPEASPATANKTSSGQRSFPLGGSSNAKHTSSGVNNSSIKNYDSTIKGIESLHFDDEERFH
- the LOC130988442 gene encoding casein kinase 1-like protein 2 isoform X1; this translates as MEPRVGNKYRLGRKIGSGSFGEIYLGTNIQTNDEVAIKLENVKTKHPQLLYESKLYRILQGGTGIPNVRWFGVEGDYNVLVMDLLGPSLEDLFNFCSRKLSLKTVLMLADQMINRVEFVHSKSFLHRDIKPDNFLMGLGRRANQVYVIDFGLAKKYRDSSTHQHIPYRENKNLTGTARYASMNTHLGIEQSRRDDLESLGFVLMYFLRGSLPWQGLKAGTKKQKYEKISEKKVSTSIEALCRGYPTEFASYFHYCRSLRFEDKPEYAYLKRIFRDLFIREGFQFDYVFDWTILKYQQSQMAAPPSRSLGPGAGTSSALPPAVPSGERLPAAGDEEGRVVGTSSGDPSGRRSGQIINARISREKSPAANDSGSKDALLSSSTFFGRSSGTLRRGTVSGSRETFTLGNDSDPTRSRTPEASPATANKTSSGQRSFPLGGSSNAKHTSSGVNNSSIKNYDSTIKGIESLHFDDEERFH
- the LOC130988444 gene encoding uncharacterized protein LOC130988444, whose protein sequence is KKKSTLGDVEKFRSFGENGRWCCDVWQRSIVPFSPWLQNSECSRGCGRWRWEVASAGQVDKELSKGNDRAALNLVRDLQAKPGGLRCFGATRQIPQRLYTLDELRLNGIEAASLLSPVDTTLGSIERSIQAAALLGAFAVSKLFDFTPQHIFFASLGLLFLWTLDAVSFDGGISFLIVDTLGHSLSQKYHNRVVQHESGHFLIAYLLGILPKGYTLTSLEALKKEGSLNVQAGTAFVDYEFLEEVSTGKVSASTLNTFSCIALAGVATEYLLLGAAEGGLSDINMVCPSSSVFLL